In Nicotiana tabacum cultivar K326 chromosome 19, ASM71507v2, whole genome shotgun sequence, one DNA window encodes the following:
- the LOC142173418 gene encoding uncharacterized protein LOC142173418: MKLLVRASTDHIHTVIDGVKHFIVCLQNMRYSCGQFQLDELSCAHALAVLRHRNESYTNYCSPYYTRESLLQTYEIPVDPLPDESKWNIPQHIAEEVVMPPTGKGHPGRPQK, encoded by the coding sequence ATGAAATTGTTGGTGAGGGCTTCCACAGATCACATCCATACTGTGATAGATGGTGTGAAGCATTTCATTGTTTGCCTTCAAAATATGAGATATAGTTGTGGACAATTCCAGCTTGATGAACTTTCTTGTGCACATGCTTTGGCGGTTTTAAGGCACAGGAACGAGTCTTATACAAACTATTGTTCTCCTTATTACACAAGGGAGAGCCTTTTGCAGACTTATGAAATACCAGTAGACCCGCTGCCTGACGAAAGCAAATGGAATATTCCACAACATATAGCTGAAGAAGTTGTAATGCCTCCTACTGGGAAAGGACATCCAGGGAGACCTCAAAAATAA